CACCGCTGCTGCTTCTTTTATGATTACAATTGTCTAAAACAGCTTGATAAGATAAGAAGCAATTGCGACCTGCCTCTCTTGCGGATCTAAACTCTGCTATTAATTCTTTCGTGTCTTTATCAAGTTGGACCACTGGTTTACTCGTGGATATCCCGCCAGTGAGCTTCCCTAGAGTAGAGTTTGGTATATATTCAAGGTTCCCGACAAAATCATCCGTTTTGATTCCGTTTTTGTGACGCAGCACTTCACCCGGTTTTGGTTCTCCGATGAAGTGCCTGCCTACCAATGTTGTAATTTTATGAGATTTGTAAATGCCGTTGTATCTAACCTTTATCAATAAATTACCTCTTTTTCTGTGTAGGAAAGGCAACAAAAAACCTGTCTTACTTTTATAAACTCTCTTAAATCGACCATAATTTGATATGAGAAACTTTTCGTCTGAACCTTTGATCACTTTCCAATATTCACCCTCATACACTTCTTTCTCATACCAAGCTTTACGCTGTTGTACTGTAGTGTCACTGCTAAGTATGTAGCAATTGATGTTACGTATTTTATTGCCAATACTTCGATAGCTCACCAATGTTCCTCTCTTTAGGCCAGTCAACTCTTCCAAATAGTCATAGGATGTTTCAGTTATAATGTTTGTCCTTGGATCATAAAGGTGAATCATTCGTGCATCCTCCCTTCAGATGATCTTCCAACCTTTTCGTTTACGACTTTTCAGTTCATGATTCTGCAATGGCTCATAACGGTATACATTTTCATATCCTTCACGACGAAATAACAGATGCCATTTAGGCTGTCGTTTACGTTTCCTGCCCATTACATCACAACCTTCAAATAATCTAACGGTACCCCTCTGCCTTGGCTTACAAGGTCACATTCAGTTAGGAAGAATTCATAAGGGATACTCTTTCTCCCTCCACCCTGGGCACTGATCCACCATATCTCCAATTTCTCAAACGGCAGTATATAAATTTCCTTTTTCCTCGAAAATTCAACGAGTACAAATGATATTGCACCTTGATGGTGACAATCTTTTAGATACTGATATTGATGCTCCTCTAAATTCTTTAAATCAAACCGTTTATCAATCTTTGTGCTTTTGGCATCAAAGACAATGGACCGTCCATGAGATATACCGGCATAATCGACGGTCGATTTCTTTTCAAACCAACCGTCCGTAATACGCCCTAATTTGTTTTGTCTTCTTACTTTCACTGGGGTAGGCACTTTATCTATTCGTGCCCACCCTTTCCGCTTGTACTGGACATTAGAATGGTCCACAAGGACTTCTAAATGTTTCCCTCGATTTGCATAGTTAATCGCCATGTTGATCACCAGCCCTTATTGATTTTCCAATTGCTCAGCTGTCCACTTAGCGACATAGTAATTACCGAAATCATCTCGGCTAGGGATTCCGTATCTGTCTTTCTCGCCAGTGGCAAGTTCAACGACTAATTCAGCATCGCATTCGTAACAGTTTACTGTTTCTGTTCCTAGAGGGATGTAATGATTGGCTTGTGATCTGCAATCGCAAAAGTAACGACATTTATAGCGTTTGGTTCCATCTTCATCGATCTTATATCCGGTGATGTAGAAATCTGGTTTCTCTGATGATTGCTCTTGGGGTTGGTCTGATTGATTAATAGATTCTGCAAGGTCTGATAGCGGTACGCTCATTCGTCTTTCAGCACCAAGCAGAGGAAGTTGTTTAGGTCTTGGGGTTGTTGGTGGCTCTTTATCCTCTTTTACCTTGGTGACAGGTGCTGGCTTCTGTATTGGTTTTGGCTCCTTCTTTTCAGGCGCTTTTGTGTTTTCAAGAACATCAGCTGCAGGGATTTCATGAGTCGGTTTTGTTTCCGGCGGTTCAGTCGAGACTTCGAAAAAATTAAATATCCCTTTGATCAGCGCTCCTTTCTCTTCAACCTCTAAACTACTCATTCGTAAGTTCGCTTCTTTTTTGCCATCAAAAAGTTTCAAATCAATCATTCGTTAAATCCCCCTTTGATTAATATCCGTTTTCTTGACGCTCGTGGTTTACTTGATTCTTCTCTATGTAAGCTCGTTCGATCTGTTCCCAAGTAAACCCTAAATACACTTCACCAAGACCGATATACATTGAAAACAACGCTTTCCAATCACTTTGTATGAATTGAGGCATCATTTCTTTAGACGTGACCATAATTTCAGCGTTTGCCATCAACTTAGAAAATGTTTTGGCCATCGTATCCATAACGCAATCTTTTTGGATGATAAGCTCTGTTACGCCGATGTCATTGCCGATGCTTAACAGGAAATGGACCCCGTCTACATATTCCTCAAGGATCGTTTCTTGATCGCTTGATGGTTTGTTACTCCAATACTTAAAACAGCGCGTTTCGTTTGCTAACTCGGCCATTTCAACCTGTAAAGCTAATACCTTTTCTGCAAAACGATCTTCACCTGGAGCCAACGGATGTTCTTGCTCGATATGTTCATCCAGATGCCTTTGCATTTGGAACAGTCTTTCTAAATTCACTTATCTCCCTCACCTTCGATCGGTAATTCCATAACTTCGACCATCTTCTGGATTGTTTTATCGCCGATTCCTTTTGTCTGCTGCAACTTTTTGAATCTCCTAGCGAATCCTTTCACTGCAGCAAGTTTTCCGTCGTTATACCCTTTCATGTACATCGGGTCGAGCGGATCTACTTTCCTCATCGTCCATCCCCTCCGCCTTTGAAATTGCACGTTGCACTTTCATGAGTATAGGTACTAATTGTGGTTGGTGATCATCGTTGGATGTTTCAAATACATCTCCCAATACTCGTTCAACATCTTTTAACACTTTATACATATCAGGTGCAGCAGCTATCAACCTCGCATTTTCTTGTTGTTTATCTTTGTGATAGTTACGCACACTTGCTAGCCAGATACCTTGACTGTATGGATACTTTTGCTTCTCCTTTTCTGTATACTCCTCGTAGATGTGAAGATCTGTACTTCCATTGGTTGGTTCGATTACTTTCCAAGATTTTTTGAGTACCATGGTCCATCCTTTCAACTAATTCGCTAATCGTTTTTCAATTTGTTTTTGGAGAAGAGAATGGTATTTTTCATACTCACTCTCTTCCGGTGATCCAAACTCGAGTAAATAAATTAAATCAGGATGTGATTGGATTTTCTCGAAGCATGTGGACCCATAACCGCGACTGATGCTGACCTTGTCATGTAGCTTCCTTCCACAGCGTTTGCAGTAATGATCGACCATCAGGCAACACCTTCTCTATCCTTAGCCCTGGAATATTCAAGCTCTAACTCTTGCAATTCCAATGTTCTTAAAAGGGTTCCGCTAGGGGTTTCATAAACCCCCATTAGTTCAAGTTCCCTCAAGAGAGTCTGTCTTCTTAACTCCATCCGCTCACCTCATTCCCTTGCTCTTCCCTCATAGCCTCTAGCTTTCTGTTCATTTCTTGTAGAAGCTTTTCATTTGCCGCTCTACGCTCAGCGATTTCTTTCTCAGTTCGTTGACGGGAAGGGATGACAATAATCGAACCTCCGGCAAATTGACTCATAATAATCACGACTCCTTTTTGAAATGCCTTCTTCGATAATCCATACCGTTCAAAATGATTGGATTTGCGTTATCCATCATCCTGGAGAAAATACGACGAAGTGATTTGGTCGTTTCAAATTCATTTGAGCTTAAGTTCGTCGTATACACGTTGTTCTTGCCGGAGCGTTGATCAATCAATTCAAATAGCTTTTGCATTCCCCAGCCTTCAATATCTCCCTCGGCACCGATATCATCAAACACCACTAAATCAGCTTCCGCTATCGCCGTTATAATTTGCTCCTCTGAATATTTGCTGTTTTTGTTGTATGTCGATCGGATTTTTGTTAACAACTTGGGTGTAGAAATGAAAACTGCTGCATACCCTTGCTCTTTTAACGATCTGCAAATTGACATCGACAAATGGCTTTTTCCTGTACCGAATACACCTTGAAAAATTAAGTTTTTAGGTGCTTTAGGATCAAATGATCGGACATAATCTTCTGATTGCTGTTTAGCCTTGTAGAGATCCTGTGTATTCGTTTCAAAATTCTCGAAGGATGCATTTTCGAGTGCTGGATTGATCAAGCTGTTGTCTCGAAATAAAACTCCCGCCTTACCGGATAAAAGATTCTTTTTTGTTTCTTTGCCGATTTTTATATCATCGCACTTACAACCTCTTTGACCGGTCATCCACTCGCCTTTATCGGGTCCAAACAGGATTGGAGCTTCTATGACCTCGACTAACTCATTGCACCCAGAGCAAACAAATTCATCAACTTTTCGCTGACTTTGAATCAACTGATCAAAATCCGTATTGGTATTCGCCCCTATCAGATCGGCCACTGCTTTCACTTACCATCGCCTCCCCAGCGTGCTTATTTTTTATTTTGATTAGTTTTCGCCTAGCCTCATGAACATCTGTGTTTCTTAGAATCCCTAGTGTGTACGACTCACGTTTATCATCGTGCTCTAACGCATGAACAAGCAATGCATAATGCAGCTGATCTACTTCGTACTTAGAAAACTTATCTAGTAAGTTAGCTAAAATATTTGCAGATATTTTGCATGTTGTCCTAGTCATCCGAATAGTATTGAAGTAGTTAACAACAATCTTTGGATTTAGTCCTGTAGGGTTGACTTGCTCTGCAAAGTCAACAAAAGCTTGGACTTCTTCATCACAGTCGATATTGACCACTTTGCTGGGTAAGTCTTTTAAATGTTCTTTGATGTTTATATTGCTGTTTATAATGATGTTTCTAAATGATGTTATAGTATTGTTAATCTGTTTGTTATCCTGTTTGTTAATCTCTTTGTTAGTCTCTTTGTTAGCACCATGATCGGACACGCTCTCACCCCTTGTCTCTACTGGCTTCTCGCAATCATCCTGTTTGTTATCCTGTTTGTTAATCTCTTTGTTAGTCTGATTGTTATCCTGTTTGTTAATTTTTTTGTAATTTTCTAGGCTTTGAATGTTATCGTAATCAACAATCGTTATACGAATGCCGCGTTTTTGACTTAATGTTTCTTGTTCGATATAACCTTGCGAGCATAATCTCTTAACAATTCCTCTGATTACTCCGTACGACCATCCAGTGTTTTCAGATAACACTTTCATTGATGTGATTAATTGCCCTCTGTTGCATTGGTCAGACGGCTTGTAATTCGCTGCATCAATGAAATATTGATATAACATCTTGTCAATTGCTTGTTTAAAGTGAAGGCGGGGCTGGATGACAAACCCCGATGCCCTTATACCATTATCATTTTCCATACCCCGACACTCCTTCAGGTAGATCTTCGTCTGCAAATAGCCGTCATTCGCTTGATTTTAATCAACTCTAGTTCTGGATGGTTTTTCTTTATGTATGAATGAACGTACGCCGCAAAAGCACCAGAGCGATTTTTACAACCTTCTGTCATCCATACATAATGGTGCGGTATCCTTACATTTAGTAGGGTGTCATTTCGCATCACGCGCACTGGCGATCATCTGCCAAATTAAAAGGTAGGTCATCGTCTTTAATGTCGATAGGTTGTCCATTGTTAGTGAATGGATCATGACTTAAATCATTCTGCGAAAAAATTCCGTTTCTTGAACCTTGGTTATTGTTTTGATTTCCGCCCGATCCGTTCGAGCTTTTGGGTTCCAGGAACTGAACACTTTCTGCTACCAATTCAACAACGAATACTTTCTGTCCATTATTATTTTCATAACTTCTGCTCTGGAATCTGCCATCTACACCAGCTAAACTCCCTTTCTTGAGATACTCTGTCGCGTTCTCGGCTTGCTTTCTCCATACAACGACGTTAATGAAATCCGCTTCCCTTTCCCCTTGCTGATTGGAGAAGGGGCGGTTGACCGCCAGTGTAAAGTTAGCGACTGCGACTCCATTTGGCGTGTATTTCAGCTCAGGATCGCGAGTCAGACGACCAACCAAGATAACTCTATTTATCATGTTGTTCCTCCTCTAGTACACTATTGAAATCATTTTGCATATCTTGCTCATTACTAGATTTGCTATGTTCGAGCGCGTTGATTTTTTGATCTAAATAACCTATGACTTTTTTTAAATCAGCGATGGACCATGACGCTGGGTTTGCTGATAGTCCTAATTCATCTGTACTGACAACCTTCATTTGCTCTCCGTTTAGACCAAGAATCTCGCGTTTTTCCTTAATGGCGTGAGATAATTCTTTCCATTCTTGTTTCGGGTCAATTGCTGTTTGTTTTTTATCAGGATTCGGTTCTATGCGTTTGAGATTGGGATCGTCGTATTCCAGCGTGTATTGCGCCGGCATCTCTTCTTGTGTAACTAAACCTGAGATATTGAATTGACGTTTGAGCACAATCACTTCGGCTACCTTGCGAATCATTGCTGAAGGGTAGTTATCCCATACTGGATTTTTACCAGCTGCATTCTTATACTCTTGGAAATCAACCACGATCATAGCCGGTTCTCTTCCCTTGCGCTTGCATATGGCCCAAGCACCCGTGATATGCCCTCGTTCTGCTCCTAATTCGTGTTGGATCTCTTTTGTCATAGGATTAAAACTAAACTTGTCCTTTGAGCGAATTTCAAAGCTGTTTAACTCTTCGAAATCGGGGTCAGTTTGAGCTACTTTGACATAACCATCACGGCTCGTCATGATAATGGGCTCTACACCCTCATAATCAATTTCACCGCTCGGCAATCGTTTGTAGTCCCAATTCCCTCGACTGTCTTTGACCTTTTTAGGACGTTTTAAAAACCATATTTCTTTTGCGAATGGATCCAGTTGATAACGTGAGGCAAGATGTAAAAACATCTCTAATTCATCGTCGGTGGCTCCCTTGGCAACTGTGTTTTTTAGAACTTGCACTTTTTCGGGCGAGAATTGAAGTAATGCCCCATTCGGCTTATTCTGCAATTCATGTTTCTCTGCACCGACAAGTTCATTCCTTGCATTGTTCTGATGTTCTTGTTCGGACATCCTGATCATCCTTTCGGTTTGTAATTGGCGATCAGATCACATATAATATAAGTAGCTGATTTAATACGGATCTGACCGAGACCTCTCACACGGCCATGTGATTGGTCTTTTTTCGTTCCGTGTATTGAAACTCAACGTCTACTTCTGAGCATCCAAGTCGGTTAGCAACTTGAGGTGCTCCTTTTTCTATCCCTAGTACATCAAGATGGTTTTCCATATAGAAAAGCTCACCTTTTGACCATCTCTTTTCCTTTTCGAGCTGAAGGTACGCTCCATACATTTGCATCCGCCTTCCTACAACACAGTGATGCAGGCAATTATTAAGGCTTCTATCATCACAGCTGTCACAGTATGTCTTTTCAGCGAGGAAAATGTTAATACGAGCTTGCTTTTTATTCATTATCAAACACCTCCTCCTATGCGTTCATTTCAACTTTACCTTCCCCTAAATCACGTAAGCCATCTGAAGACCCACATTCGGGACATTTTATAAATGATTGATCTTCCAATGTTTGCTCGACTGAGAAAACCAGCGGGCACTCATCGCATTCATATACGTGAACTAGAAATTCACTCATTTGTTTTCACCACCTGATGCAGTGATAATGTCAGCTGCACCGATGAGACCACGACCGATAATAGAGAGAGAGCGGGGAACAATAAAGTGTGTGTTTGGTCGTGATCTCATCGGCAGAGCTGTAAACAGCTTGCCGTTTTTATACAATTAATGTTATGATTTAAGTACAAGACATCAGGTGTATGTTTTACCTATGAAGCATGAACTGTAGCCGCAGTTTGTGCTTTTTTTATTTTAGTTAAATAAGTATTTTGAAATGCTACTCGCACTTCTTCGACTTCGTCTGCTAATTGAGCATAGTGCTTGTATTCGTATAGCTTCCCGATCGCCCAGTGCAATTTACTTTTTCTTCGTAACGCTTGAGATATATAAAACAACTCCATAGCATCTAATTTAATTTTCTTTCCTTTTTCTAGAGTAAGGAGCTTTCCATAAACGAGATCGAACATCTTTCTATTTGCTCCTTTCAGTGTTAAGCGGAAGGTTCTCATTGCACTGATTACCATTTCCTGTTGAGCTCTATTAAATTTAATTACTGCTTTCATGTCACTTTTCTCCCTTCGATAATGAGTGTTACTGGTGATCCAGACTTTCCAACAAGTTCAGCCATTCTCTTGAGATTCCTTACATTTCGTTCGTGATGAACTCGATCTGCTTCGAGATCTTTGATTTCATCAATCGCTTTTTTAGCTTCCTTCTCACATAATTCAGCAGCCCTATAATCTTTTTTCACTGTATGATGAACAGCAAGTGCTCGTTGTTCGACTATGAAGTTATGTAGCCTTGCAACTAGGGGCTTGTCTTTATCGAGAACATAAAAACCTTCCATCTTTTCTCCTCCTAAAAATACAAAGTCCATAAACTTAAACCACCCAGTATCTGCAATAGACCATGAGCAACTGTTGCGACATCTGTATTCAGCATGAATGCAATAATTATGTCTTTTGCACAAGTAGTGTCAGCCCACCGCATTACTGTTTGAAAATCTGCTACTTTTCTGTTTCTTTCTAATTTACTAATTGTGCTTTGCGTCATATTTAATTCGTGTGCTAGTTGCTCTTGGTTGTATCCTGCCCTCATCCTCATTTTCTTTAAAACGGCACCAATCTCCACTTTCTCCTCACCCCCTTATTCATTCCAATTTGCACTATATTTCAACTTGGAATAGTGGTTCATCAGGAGGAATTTTAAAATTTAGTTATGAAGCAAAGTAATTCGTGTTGTCTTTCACCCAGTTAGTGTTTTCATTAATCCAGTCGAGGACCGCATCTCTTGGGTACCTTGCACGGATCATTTCAAATTTCGGGAAATTCGGGTGAGCTACAAGCTTGCTAACAGTAGGCATTTCAACTTGGAATATTTCGCAAAGATGCTGTTTCGTGAGCAGGACTGGGAAACTGTATTTTTCTATAGCATCCCGAACACCTTGCTCATATGCTTTTTGAAACATTGCGTTTAATCTTTCTTCCATAAGTTTTGATTCAAGTTCATCCATTGTCATTTGTGGCATATTTCGTCGCCTCCTTTTTATGCTGAAGTTCTGTTGTTGCGTCCACGCATAACTTTGTCTAAAAAAAAGAATTTTTCAAAAGGCGAATTGAAAGCGTTAAGTACGCCAGCGATAAATGATGGTCCAGGAGAATTATGCCTAGGATCATTTACCGGAAGTTTCGCTCGCCAAACTTGTGTAACTGATACGCCGATTAAAGCAGCTAAC
This genomic interval from Desertibacillus haloalkaliphilus contains the following:
- a CDS encoding NUMOD4 domain-containing protein, which produces MIHLYDPRTNIITETSYDYLEELTGLKRGTLVSYRSIGNKIRNINCYILSSDTTVQQRKAWYEKEVYEGEYWKVIKGSDEKFLISNYGRFKRVYKSKTGFLLPFLHRKRGNLLIKVRYNGIYKSHKITTLVGRHFIGEPKPGEVLRHKNGIKTDDFVGNLEYIPNSTLGKLTGGISTSKPVVQLDKDTKELIAEFRSAREAGRNCFLSYQAVLDNCNHKRSSSGGWVFMFAEEYEKSLLSDGPMIAT
- a CDS encoding Holliday junction resolvase RecU, giving the protein MAINYANRGKHLEVLVDHSNVQYKRKGWARIDKVPTPVKVRRQNKLGRITDGWFEKKSTVDYAGISHGRSIVFDAKSTKIDKRFDLKNLEEHQYQYLKDCHHQGAISFVLVEFSRKKEIYILPFEKLEIWWISAQGGGRKSIPYEFFLTECDLVSQGRGVPLDYLKVVM
- a CDS encoding dUTP diphosphatase — translated: MNLERLFQMQRHLDEHIEQEHPLAPGEDRFAEKVLALQVEMAELANETRCFKYWSNKPSSDQETILEEYVDGVHFLLSIGNDIGVTELIIQKDCVMDTMAKTFSKLMANAEIMVTSKEMMPQFIQSDWKALFSMYIGLGEVYLGFTWEQIERAYIEKNQVNHERQENGY
- a CDS encoding DUF6011 domain-containing protein, coding for MVDHYCKRCGRKLHDKVSISRGYGSTCFEKIQSHPDLIYLLEFGSPEESEYEKYHSLLQKQIEKRLAN
- a CDS encoding ATP-binding protein; amino-acid sequence: MKAVADLIGANTNTDFDQLIQSQRKVDEFVCSGCNELVEVIEAPILFGPDKGEWMTGQRGCKCDDIKIGKETKKNLLSGKAGVLFRDNSLINPALENASFENFETNTQDLYKAKQQSEDYVRSFDPKAPKNLIFQGVFGTGKSHLSMSICRSLKEQGYAAVFISTPKLLTKIRSTYNKNSKYSEEQIITAIAEADLVVFDDIGAEGDIEGWGMQKLFELIDQRSGKNNVYTTNLSSNEFETTKSLRRIFSRMMDNANPIILNGMDYRRRHFKKES
- the ssb gene encoding single-stranded DNA-binding protein, which produces MINRVILVGRLTRDPELKYTPNGVAVANFTLAVNRPFSNQQGEREADFINVVVWRKQAENATEYLKKGSLAGVDGRFQSRSYENNNGQKVFVVELVAESVQFLEPKSSNGSGGNQNNNQGSRNGIFSQNDLSHDPFTNNGQPIDIKDDDLPFNLADDRQCA
- a CDS encoding RecT family recombinase — its product is MSEQEHQNNARNELVGAEKHELQNKPNGALLQFSPEKVQVLKNTVAKGATDDELEMFLHLASRYQLDPFAKEIWFLKRPKKVKDSRGNWDYKRLPSGEIDYEGVEPIIMTSRDGYVKVAQTDPDFEELNSFEIRSKDKFSFNPMTKEIQHELGAERGHITGAWAICKRKGREPAMIVVDFQEYKNAAGKNPVWDNYPSAMIRKVAEVIVLKRQFNISGLVTQEEMPAQYTLEYDDPNLKRIEPNPDKKQTAIDPKQEWKELSHAIKEKREILGLNGEQMKVVSTDELGLSANPASWSIADLKKVIGYLDQKINALEHSKSSNEQDMQNDFNSVLEEEQHDK
- a CDS encoding helix-turn-helix domain-containing protein: MEIGAVLKKMRMRAGYNQEQLAHELNMTQSTISKLERNRKVADFQTVMRWADTTCAKDIIIAFMLNTDVATVAHGLLQILGGLSLWTLYF